Genomic segment of Erythrobacter sp. BLCC-B19:
ACCCCCGAATTCGTCCGCAGCGAAGTCGCGCGCGGCCGCGCCATCATCCCCTCCAACATCAACCACCCTGAATCCGAGCCGATGGCGATCGGGCGCAACTTCCTCGTCAAGATCAACGCCAATATCGGCAACTCCGCCGTCGCCTCGGACGTGGCGAGCGAGGTCGACAAGATGGTCTGGGCGACCCGCTGGGGCGCGGACACGATCATGGACCTCAGCACCGGTCGCAACATTCACGACACCCGCGAATGGATCATCCGCAACTCGCCCGTCCCCATCGGCACCGTGCCCATCTATCAGGCCTTGGAGAAGGTCGGCGGCATCGCGGAAGAACTCACCTGGGACATCTTCCGCGACACGCTGATCGAACAGGCCGAACAGGGCGTCGACTACTTCACCATCCACGCAGGGGTCCGCCTGCCCTACATCCCGCTCACCGCCAAGCGCGTCACCGGGATCGTCAGCCGCGGCGGCTCGATCATGGCCAAGTGGTGCCTCGCCCACCACAAGGAGAGCTTCCTCTACGAGCACTTCGACGAGATCACCGAGATCATGAAGGCCTATGACATCGCCTATTCGCTGGGCGATGGCCTGCGCCCCGGATCGATCCGCGACGCCAACGATGAAGCGCAGTTCGCCGAGCTCTACACCCTCGGCGAACTCACCAAGCGCGCCTGGGAGCAGGACGTGCAGGTGATGATCGAAGGCCCCGGCCACGTGCCGATGCACAAGATCAAGCAGAACATGGAAAAGCAGCTCGAGGCCTGCGGCGAGGCGCCGTTCTACACCTTGGGCCCGCTCGTCACCGACATCGCGCCGGGCTACGACCACATCACCAGCGGCATCGGCGCGGCGCAGATCGGCTGGTATGGCACCGCGATGCTCTGCTACGTCACCCCCAAGGAGCACCTCGGCCTCCCCGACCGCGACGATGTGAAGGTCGGCGTCGTCACCTACAAACTCGCCGCTCACGCCGCCGACCTCGCCAAGGGCCATCCGGCCGCCCAGGTGCGCGATGATGCGCTGAGCAAAGCCCGCTTCGAGTTCCGCTGGCGCGACCAGTTCAACCTGTCGCTGGACCCCGAAACCGCCGAGCAATACCACGACCAGACCCTCCCCGCCGAGGGCGCGAAGTCGGCGCATTTCTGCTCGATGTGCGGGCCGAAATTCTGCTCGATGAAGATCACGCAGGAAGTGCGCGACTTCGCCGCCAAGCAGAACGCGGGGATCGAAACCTTCGTCGCATCCGAGGAGGAAGCCGAGAAGGGCATGGCCGAAATGAGCGAGAAGTTCCGCGAAGTCGGCAACCAGCTCTACGTCGGCGCGGGCGACCGCGAGCACGACTGAGGCGGGGCCACGGGGGCGAGGATGCGCTACATCGTCGCAGCCACGCTGCTGCTGACCGGCTGCGTTGCCGCGCCCCCCGCCGCTGCGCCCATCCCGCCGCAGGCCGAGGCGCCGCGCTTCGACCCCTTCACCTTCTTCCTCGGCACGAGCGAGGGCCAGGGCACGCTCGCCAAGGTGATGGCCGATCCGGTGCCGGTGAGGGTCGAGAGCCGCGGGCGGATCGAGACGGTCGTCACCCGCCAGTCCGCATGGGCCGCCCCGGCCCGGCGCGTTCTGGTGCTCGACCAGACCGTGCACGAAGGCGACAAGCCCCCGCGCGAACGCCAGTGGCGGCTGACCGAGATCGCCCCGGGCCGCTACGAGGGCACGCTGTCCGACGCGACCAGCCCCGTCACCGCGCAAAGCGAGGGCAACCGGCTGACCATCATCTTCACCATCAAGGACGGCTTCAAGGTCCACCAGACGCTGACCCTGTCGCCCGACGGATCGCGCGCCGACAATGTGATGCGGGTCAGCCAGCTCGGCATGACCGTGGCGGTGTTGCGCGAAGAGATCCGCCACACCGCCCCTTGAGGCCGCGGCGCTTGTTGCCCTTCTGGCGGGGAGGGGCGGTGCACGGTGCCCCCGCTTGACCGCCCCTGCCGGGCGAGCGCATCATGGCCCCCTCACAGGGGGAGGACACCATGCACCGCACACACCTGACCCGCGCCGCCGCCGCCGCGCTGGCGCTGTCGCTCGCCGCCACCGCCGCCCACGCAGAGGCGCCGCCCAAACAGACCATCATGCCCGAAGACCCCGAGGCCCGCGCCTTTCAGGAGGCGGTGGGCTTCTCCGACGCGGTGGTGCACGGCGACACCATCTACCTCTCGGGCGTGGTCGCAGCGCCGCTGCCGGGCGAGACAGGCCTCATCCCCGCCTACGAACGCGCCTTCGCCCGGATGGACGCGACGCTGAAGCGGCTGGGCGCAAGCTGGGACGACGTGCTGGTGTTCGACACCTTCCACGCCGGAAAAATGAGCGCGCAGCTCGACGATCTGGTGGCGGTGAGGAGCCGCTACATCAAGGCCCCGTTCCCGGCCTGGACCGCAGTGGGCGTGACCGAACTCTACGAGCCGACCGCGGTGACGGAGATCAGGCTGACGCTGCGCAAGCCGGGGTGAGGGGGGCGCGCTCTCCCCTGCAAGGGGAGGGGCCATCCGCAGGGTGGTGGAGGGGCAGGCGCGGCTGATCCGAAGGGGCGATGGCCTCAAGCCCGAAGGGGCTTCACGCAGGGACCGCAGGGGAGAGGGAGACAAGGAAGTGGAGCTCAAGGATGCTCCAAATCGGCTTGGGAAAGACAGTTGGAGATGCTTGACAGTTCATGGTGCATCCGGCACGGTCTCCTTATGTTCCAAGATGGCGAAACCCCTGGAGAGAGTCTTCTCGCTACGGCGGGCGATCGGAAATTCGCGACCATCCTAGCCGATCCACCTTGGCAATTTCAGAACCGTACAGGCAAGGTTGCACCGGAGCATAAGCGGCTCTCGCGCTATGGCACCATGACGCTTGAGGATATTTGCAACCTTCCGGTGGAACGTATCGCAGATGATCCGGCCCATTTGTATATGTGGGTTCCCAACGCTTTGTTGCCGGAAGGCCTGCAAGTGATGGACGCATGGGGCTTTCGGTACATTTCCAACATCGTCTGGCACAAGGTTCGGAAGGACGGCGGCTCTGACGGGCGCGGCGTTGGCTTTTATTTTCGCAACGTGACTGAGATTCTTCTTTTCGGTGTTCGAGGTAAGAATGCCCGTACCCTCAAGCCGGGCAGGACACAGGTGAATATGATCCAGTCGCGCAAGCGCGAACATAGCCGTAAGCCCGATGAACAATACAAGATCATAGAGGAATGTAGCTGGGGCCCGCGTATTGAACTCTTCAGTCGCGGCACTCGGCCCAAGTGGACGGTTTGGGGTAATCAGGCCGATGATGAATATCGTCCTGATTGGCAAACATATTCCTACAATAGCTCCTTGAGTATCGCGGCTGAATGAGCGGATCGGAAGACGAGGACTCGAGCCTCCCTGAGAGGTTTGACGACGTTTCTAACGGTCGTGGGGCCGATAACCGCGCTATAGTCGAGCCGCATTTTCCGAACGAGCTGCTGAGCAAGTTTGAAGTATTTAGTTATCGTAATGCGGCGTCGATTCTTGCGACTAGTTTTCCCGCTCAGTTTGACCAAATTCTAAGCGCCTTGAGTCGGTTCAGTATCTCGCAGACGATGATCCGCACGCCGGGTGGGAGCAAGGGGCTGATCGCCAAGTATGTCGATACACTCTTTGCCGAAGCTGATGGTTGGCGAGAGACACGGATCTCTGCTGACCTCCACGTGAAGCTACTTGACGCCCAAAAAACCCATCAAGTCGTCGGCCAGTATGTGCGTGAAGGCTTTCTTGACGGCCATCGCATCGACTTTTTGAATGGTCGCGTGGCACTTGACCTCGAGTGGAACAGCAAAGATCAGACCTACGACCGTGATCTTTACGCCTTCTCGGCATTCTACGATGCTGGAGCGATTGACGTGGGTGTGTTGATCACTAGAGGCTCATCGATGAATAATGAATTCTTTAAAAGTCTTGGTAAGGTTCTAACGAAGGATGGGAGCGAAGGAACACAGGACGTCTTCAAGAAATATGGCGCCTCTACCACTTGGATGGGAAAATTGCTGTATCGTTTGGATGCCGGGCGCAATGGTGGCTGTCCTGTTCTCGCGATAGGCATCACTCCCAAATGCGTGACTGAAGACTAACCCCCTTTCCTACACCCCCACGCCTAAGTCATCCTCCCGCGATGACCCGCGCCCCAACCCCCCGCTCGCCCCGTTCCGCAACCCGCGCGAAACTCCGCGCTGTCCCCGACGCCCCCGCCGACACCGCCCCGCGCGAACGCCGCCCGCGCGCCGATGGGTGGTCGCTCGATATGCAGGTCGCCTTTCTGCGCGCGCTCTCGGCGACGCATTCGGTGGCCGAGGCCGCGCAGTCGGTGGGGCGGTCGCGGCAGGCGGCCTATCGGTTGCGCTCGCGGTTGAAGGGCCAGCCGTTTGACCTCGCGTGGGAGGTGGCGTTTCACCACTCCTTCGATGTGCTCGCCCATGCCGCGCTCGAACGCGCCTTGAACGGGGTCGAGCGGCCGGTGTTCTACAGGGGCGAGCAGGTCGGCTCCTACCGCCGCTATGACGAGAGCCTGACGCGGATGCTGCTGCGCTCGCAGACGATGGGCGGCAATCCGATGTTCGGGCGCATGGCCGGCATGGCCGAGCGTCATGCGCGCGATTTCGAGAGCCTGCTGGCGCGGCTGGGGGAGGGCGAGGCGGTCGAAACAGGCGCGCTGAGCCCCGAGGATCCGGCCGAGTTCGACCACTTCATGCCCGACGCCGCTCGCGCGAATTCTGGTCCGTCCGGCCTCTCGGAAGAGGAGATTATCAAGGCATTACAGGAGAATGGGTGGAAGTAGGAAAGGTGACACGGTGTCACCTTTGTAACGCTTATTTGTGTTTCGCTCGCCCCTCCGGGCGAGCGTCCTCGGTGCGTTTCGATCCCTGCGGGATCGAGCACCTGCGGCTCGCGCGCGTGCGCTCGCGGCCCTTTGGGCCGATACCAGCGCGCTACGCGAGGTATGGCGGTGCCTCGGTCCGCCAACGGACGGACCGCAAGCGCGACCGCGCGCCCGCAGCGATGCGGCCTTCAGGCCGCGTGAGCGAGGATTTCGCGCGCCGGACGGCGTGCGGAAAACAAAAGACTCCCCGCGGAGGCGGGCACGCAATCAAGCAGCCTTTTCTACCCGGTTGCGGCCTGCCTGTTTGGCGGCGAACAGGGCCATGTCGGCGCGGGTGATGAGGCGGTCCGGGGCTTCGGGGCCGCGGCGCTCGGCGAGGCCGAAGCTCGCGGTGAGCTGCCAGGGGCCGGCGGGAGTGATCAGCGGGGTCTCGGCAACGGCAACGCGCACCGCCTCGATCCGGGCGGCGAAGGTCGGGAAGTCGGCGGCACGCGCGGCGATCAGGAACTCCTCGCCGCCGATCCGGGCGACGAGCCAGTCAGCCGGCAGCATCCGCCTCAGCATCGCGGCAAAGTGGACGAGGCTCGCATCCCCGCCGTCATGGCCGAGCCGGTCGTTGACGCGCTTGAAGTAGTCGATGTCGGCGATCGCGAGGCACAAGGGGGTGAGGCCCGGTGCGGTGGGGGAGGGCGGGGCAGGGTCAGGGGCGGCAGCGGCCCACTCGGCCAGCCGCGCCATCGCTTCGCGGCGATTGGCAAGCCCCGTCAGCGCGTCCTGGTGGGCGAGGCGTTCCAGCTCGCGGCGCGAGGCGTCGAGCCTCAGGGTGAGCGAGGCGATCCAGCTGAAGGCGAGGCTCGCGACGATCATCGGGATGAGGGTCGCAAACACCATGGTGTGGGCATATTGCACCTGCCCGAACATCGTGAAGGAGGTGTGGGCAAAGCAGACCGAGGCGAACACCGATCCGCCCACCACCCACAGGCCGGTGTGCCACAACTGGCGGCGCAGCGCGGGCGAGGCGGACAAGGCAGAGTGCGGGGCCATCGCGCACAGTGATATCGCACCACCCGTCGCGAATATCTTAACGCGGCGTCCGGGCGCGCGATTAGGTGATTGGGGCGAGACGTGCTATGGCCCACGGGCTGACGTCGAAATTTGCGACGGACTTCGAAATTTGCGCTCCGCCGCCTGCCAAGGGATCAGACCCACCGGCCCCGGCGTTAACCAGACGACGACTTCCTTTCATCGGACGATACGACGCATACCTGCAAGGCATGATGCCTCGCGGGCAACCTATTGTTCTTGAAAGGAACACTCCATGAGCAAGACCGGAACCGTCAAGTTCTTCAACACCGACAAGGGCTATGGCTTCATCCAGCCCGACGATGGCTCGTCGGACAGCTTCGTCCACATCACCGCGGTGCAGGCCGCCGGGATGCAGACGCTCGATAAGGACCAGCGCCTCAATTACGACCTCGAAACGGGTCGCAATGGCAAGGCGAGCGCCGTGAACCTCTCGGCCGCGTAAGGCCGATACCGGCGGCAGGGCGCGGCTATGGTCGCGCCCTGTCGGCCAAACTGACCAATCCCGCCTTCCCCCTCTCCCGGCAGGACACCCCCCGATGGCTCAGACTTACGAATTCTACTGCGAACGCGCCGACGAAGCCGCGGCTCTCGCAGTCAAGGCGACGCTCGACAATGTGCGCGAGCGGGAACTCCGGTCGGAGAAGACCTGGCGAGGGCTGGCCGAACAGGCGCGCAAGACCGCCGAGGAGCGCGTGAAGGCCGCTTCCATTCGTGCCGAAAAGCGCGAAGCCGATAGCCTGACGCAGGGCACCGCCTGACCCAAACGGCTGGAAAGCGGGGTCGGTGCTCCCCATATTCTCTTTGGGCAACAGGACACTGAAGCCACAAGGAGACGATGCCATGAGCACCCTGCAGTTCCAGTTCAACACCGACAGTTCGGTGATGGGCACGCGCGATGTCGCCCAGCGGATCGAGGCGCAGGTGCGCACACGGCTGGCGCGATTTGCCGAGCGGTTGACGCGGATCGAGGTGCACGTGACCGACGTCAATGGTCGCAAGCACGGCGCGGATGACAAGCATTGCACGATCGAGGTTCGCCCGCGCGGGAGCCGTCCGATCGGGGTCACCGGCAAGGCTGCCGATGTCGATGCGGCGGCGCGGATTGCCGCGAGCACCATGGCCGAACGACTGGAGCGCGTGCTGGGCCGGGCGGCGCGCCATCGCCGCGACCCCTCGCCTGCCAAGCAGATCTGACGCCTAGAGCCCCTTGCGCCCGAATACCCGACCACGCAGGCCGCTGCCGCTGATCCCCGGCGGCTCCGGCTGGCGCGGCGCGGGGGGCTTCGGCTCCGGTGGCGGCGGCGGTGCGGCGGGCGCATCGGGATGGCGCACTTCGAAGCGCCCACCGATCCCCTCGGCCAGCTTGCGCTTCTGGAACCACTCATTGGCGAGCGCCATCTTGGCATCCTGATCGGCTGGCATGATGTCGAGCGGGAAGGCCCGGTCGTCGATCACCCGGTCATCGGGCACGTGTTCGGGCGCAATGAACCCGTGCGCCAGATGCTTGAGCGGCACCAGTTCATAGAATGGAATGTCGGCAGGCTCGGACGAGGCATAGCCGATATTGGCGCCGACATCGTGGTGCAGCACCCGGTAGGACAGGCTGCGATCCTCCGGGCCGAAAGTGTCGCCATCGGGGATGATATAGCCATTCGCCATCGTCGCTATCCTGAGGAAGGCGAGCAGCGTCTCGTAATTGGTGGCCCAGGGCAGGACGTTGGGCTGGATGATGATCTCGCGCCCCAGCCAGTGACGCGCGCCGAAAGTGCGGATCCCGGCGAGCGGCGCCTCACCGGTTACAGGGCGCGGGCCGAACAGGAAGGGATGGATGTGGAGCGGCCCGGGCGCTGCGCTGTCGGCGGCGAAGCGGTCGAACAATTCGCCCGACATCAGCAGGTCGGACTGCGTCCAGTGCACCGCGACCGGCATTGCCGCCTCGCTGGCGATCCGCGCCATCAGCGCGAGCACCGACAGGCGCCGCTCGAACTGCTTCTGGCTGGCGCCTGCGCGGTTGTGCCCGATCGCTTCGAACATCGAGGCAAAGCGCGGGTCTTCTTCCACACCGGCCATCACCCCATGCGATACTTCGAGCAGGATATGGCAATATCCGCGCGCGATCCGGTCGCGGATATCGGGGGTGAGGAGCCCGGTATAGGTCGAGGACAGCGCCGGACGGAACACCTCGGCCGCGCAAGGGTGATCCAGATATTCGAACGTCACCATCAGCTCTTCGGCGGCGTTGAACAGGCGGTAGAAGCGCCCCGGATTGACCTCGGGCAGATTGAATTCTGCGCCGCTGCGCATCCCCTCGATCCGGGTGAAGCTGCGCATGATCGCCTCAAGATCGGCCACCGGCTGATCGAACAGGAGCGCGGCCTGCAAGCGATTGGGATAGAGCATGGCGCGAATCTTCTCGGCTGGGGCTGAGGCCAAAACCTAGCGCGGACAGGGTTAATACCGGGTTGCCCGGATCACCCTGCGCAGGTCACATCACCCCGCGATCCCGCACTGCGCCAGCAATGTCTCGATCTGCTTGGCAATCCCGAAGAACCCGGCCTTGGCATGGGGCCAGGTCGCCCGGTCGAGATCGCCGAGCAGGCGGGTCACCCGGCCCTCGGCGTCGAGCGCCATGAGGCCGGGGGCGAGCGCATCGCGCGTCCATCCGGCGGGCAGATAGGGCACCGCCACCCGCTGCGCGCCTGCCTCGGTGAGCAGAGGGGCAAGCGGCTGGCCATCGCGCCACTCCACCAGCGGACAGCCATATGCGGCGGCGGCCTCTGCCGCACCGCTGGCAAGCGCGCCTCCGGCAAAGTGCAGAGCGTGGCTCCCCATCGCGCCGGGCGAGCGTGCCGCGGGGCGGCCCGCAGCGATGATCAGCGCAGGCGCGGCGGGCAGCGAAAGCGGAGCATGGTGCGCGGCTTCATCATGCAGCAGCAGAGCGAAAGGCTCGGCCAGATCGGCGGCGGTGACGGGCGCGGGAAGGTCGAGCTTTTGCCGCGCGTAGTCCTGCGCTTCGGTCAACGGCTGCGCCTCATCGCCCGCGAGCCGCGCCGCGGCGAGTGCCCCCTCGGGCCGGCCGGCGGTGTAACGCGCGATATTGTCGGCCCGCGCAAGGTAATGCTTGCCCTTGGTATGCAGCCCCGCAACCCAGCGCCACGACAGGGTGTTCGAGGCCGCGTCAGCATCCATCAGATGCCGCAGGAAGAAATCCGCGCCCAGCCGCCAATCGAGCTTGAGGGTGAAGATCCAGATGCTCGCAAACCACATCCGCGCGTGGTTATGGAGGTAGCCGGTGGCGACCAGTTCGTGCGCCCATGTGTCGAAGGCGTCGATCCCGGTGCGGCCATCCACCGCCTCGGCGTAGCCCTTTCGCAGCCCCGCATTGGCTTCGAGCGCCGCCAGCGCACCGTCGCGGCCCTTGACGTAATCGGCCCAGATCGCCGGGCGCTGTTCGAGGTAGCCCTTGAAGTAGATCCGCCAGAACACCTCGGCGATGAACTTCTCGGCGGCGCGGGGGCTGTGCTGGCGCAGCACCGCTTCAAGCACCTCGGGCTCGCCGATCAGTCCGGCATGGAGCCAGGGGGAGAGCTGGCTGACATTGCCGCGCCCGTCTGCGCGCGGGCCATCATCGGCGTTGCGGGTTTCGGCATAGCGGCGGCCGGCGGCGGGGAGAAACTGGTCGAGGCGCGCAAGGCCGCGCGCGCGGGTGGGGGTAAAGTCCATGGGCGGGCAATGCCTTGGCGCGGTCAAGGTTCCGGCCTATTCTGGCGCCTGAGGAGAAACCCATGATCCGCCCCCTGCCGCTCTTCGCCGCCCTGCTGTGCGCGGCCGCCTGCACCCCCGCCCAGACCGACGGGATCGATCCCAAGGGGAAGACCTTCGATGCCGTCGCGCCGGGTGAGGTCGTCACATTGACCGGCACCGAACCCTTCTGGACGCTCAGGATCGCGGGCACAGAAGGGCTGTGGACGACCCCCGACAACCAGCCCGGCACAGCTTTCGCCGCCACGCGCTTTGCCGGGAACAATGGCCTCGGCTTTTCCGGGACGCTTGACGGCAAGCCGCTCACCGCCACGCTCACCCCCGGCGAATGCAGCGACGGGATGAGCGACCGCGTGTTCCCATACGTCGCCACTATCGCTTTGGGCGGGGAGACTTTCGAGGGCTGCGGCTATACCGATAGCCAACCGTTTACCGGCCCCGCTGCGCCCTAAGGCAGGCCGGGCCAAGAGGGGGGGAGAGAGCATGACCATCACCGGAGGCTGCCTGTGCGGGGCAGTGCGCTACGCCTGCGAAAGTGATCCGCTGCTGTGTGTCACCTGCCACTGCAAGAACTGCCAGCGTCAGGCGGGCAGCGCGCTGTCGGTGATTATCGGCGTGCCCGAGGGTGCTGTCACCTTCGAAGGCACGCTCAAGACCTATAACGACACCGGCGACAGCGGCGCGACCGTTCGGCGGCAGTTCTGTCCCGAATGTGGCTCGCCGGTCTTCACCCGTGTCGACAGCCCGCCGGGGATGATGTTCATCAAGGCAGGCACGCTCGATGATACCAGCATCCTCAAGCCCGCCTTCCACTGCTATGCCAAGAGCAAGCAGGACTGGGTCGACCTCGGCGACACGCCATCCTTCGAGACGGTGCCCGCAGGGCTCTAGAACAAGCGTATCTAGAAAAGTCCGGGCAACTCGTGCTGCGCAGGGTTGGGCCGGCGCGGCTGGAGCGGCTGACGTTCGGGCAGGGAGAGACCCTGACGCGCGGCCTGTCCTTGCTCCAGCCCGCCCGCGATGCCGTCCGCGCCGCCCGCGGTGATCGGGGTGCAGGCCCGCCCGCCGAGGAAATCGAGCGCCGCCGCGATCGAAGCCTCGCGCGGGTCGCCGAGCGGGCGGGTGATGTCATCGCCTGCCCGGCAGGTGTTGGGCATGACCCCGGCAAGGCCGGTGTAATATTCGCCCTGATTATTGGCATTGACCGTCTGGAACACCACCGCCCGCACGCGCAGATCGCAGGAAGCAAGGTCGAACCCGAACTGGCCGACGGGCTTGCCGAAGGAATTGGCGCCCACCAGCGCGAGATTACTGCCGAGGTAGGGGATCAGCGAATTGGTGACGAGCTCGCTCGCCGAGGCGCTGGCGCCGGTCGTGATTACCGCGACCTTGGTGGGCGCGATGGCGTTGGGTTCGGCCTGGAACAGGCGCGTCTCGTTCTCCGCCGACTTGGAGGCGCGCAGCACGGTGCGGCTCCACACCTGCCCGGTGCGCCCGCGACCCAAGAGATCGCCAAACACGTCCGACACATCGATCAGCCCGCCACCATTGTAGCGGAAGTCGATGATCAGCTCGGTCACGCCTTGCGCGGCGAACTGGGCGAAGGCGCTGCGCAGCTGATTGGCAGCATCGGCGATGATGAAGGTTCTGAGGTTGATGTAACCGACCCGCTTGCCCCCGTCGTTGAGGATCAGTCCGCCATAGCGATCCGACACGGGATCGAGCGCGAAGTCGGTCTTGGTGACGCTGCGCTCCTGCGATGTGCCGCCTGCCGGGGTGAACCGCAGCACGCGGGTGGTGCCTGCCGTGGACGGCCCGAGCGCATCGGCCACCGCCTGCGCACCGCCGCTGGCGAACAGCGCGGAGACGCTTTGCAGGTTGGCCGCTGATGTGCCGATCGCGGTGATCTCGGTGCCGCGGTCAAGCCCGGCGGCAAGGCCGGCTGCGCCTTCATAGGCCTCGACCACGAACAGGCGGCGGTTCGCCGTGTCATAGGACAGGCGGATACCGAAGCCCGCCGAGGAGCCGGAATTGATCAGCGCGTTCTCTTCCGCGATCGAGGTGGCGAAGGTGAAGAACCGGTCACGATTGGCCGCGCGCGCCGGGGCGACGCGGGCATCGAGATAGTCGTCGAGATTGCCGACCGTCGCGCGGTTCACCGTCGCCAGCAGATCGGGGAAAAGATACCACTCGTTGAGCACCTGATCGGCAAAATCCTGCCGCGCGCTCAGCGAACAGGCGCTGCTGGTCGGGGTCGGGGTCGGCGCGCCGCCGCCGCCGGTGGGCGGGGCCGAGGATGATCCGCCCCCGCCGCAGGCCACCAGGCTGACCGACAGAAGAAGGCTCAAGGCAGTGCGGGCGGGCTTCATCAAGGCGGGCAACTCCGACAGGGTG
This window contains:
- a CDS encoding Rid family hydrolase: MHRTHLTRAAAAALALSLAATAAHAEAPPKQTIMPEDPEARAFQEAVGFSDAVVHGDTIYLSGVVAAPLPGETGLIPAYERAFARMDATLKRLGASWDDVLVFDTFHAGKMSAQLDDLVAVRSRYIKAPFPAWTAVGVTELYEPTAVTEIRLTLRKPG
- the thiC gene encoding phosphomethylpyrimidine synthase ThiC, yielding MADINSPVEIGVTTGPIRGSRKVYVGARTGSGIRVAMREIDLEGGEPSVRVYDTSGPYTDPEARIDISAGLAPLRRDWIMARGDVEDYEGREVKPEDNGRLGPDRSGGVPQFPNTVKRPLRAKPGMNVSQMHYARRGIITPEMEYVAERENLGREIAADLIRDGESWGAEIPDVITPEFVRSEVARGRAIIPSNINHPESEPMAIGRNFLVKINANIGNSAVASDVASEVDKMVWATRWGADTIMDLSTGRNIHDTREWIIRNSPVPIGTVPIYQALEKVGGIAEELTWDIFRDTLIEQAEQGVDYFTIHAGVRLPYIPLTAKRVTGIVSRGGSIMAKWCLAHHKESFLYEHFDEITEIMKAYDIAYSLGDGLRPGSIRDANDEAQFAELYTLGELTKRAWEQDVQVMIEGPGHVPMHKIKQNMEKQLEACGEAPFYTLGPLVTDIAPGYDHITSGIGAAQIGWYGTAMLCYVTPKEHLGLPDRDDVKVGVVTYKLAAHAADLAKGHPAAQVRDDALSKARFEFRWRDQFNLSLDPETAEQYHDQTLPAEGAKSAHFCSMCGPKFCSMKITQEVRDFAAKQNAGIETFVASEEEAEKGMAEMSEKFREVGNQLYVGAGDREHD
- a CDS encoding DUF3833 family protein, giving the protein MRYIVAATLLLTGCVAAPPAAAPIPPQAEAPRFDPFTFFLGTSEGQGTLAKVMADPVPVRVESRGRIETVVTRQSAWAAPARRVLVLDQTVHEGDKPPRERQWRLTEIAPGRYEGTLSDATSPVTAQSEGNRLTIIFTIKDGFKVHQTLTLSPDGSRADNVMRVSQLGMTVAVLREEIRHTAP
- a CDS encoding BglII/BstYI family type II restriction endonuclease gives rise to the protein MSGSEDEDSSLPERFDDVSNGRGADNRAIVEPHFPNELLSKFEVFSYRNAASILATSFPAQFDQILSALSRFSISQTMIRTPGGSKGLIAKYVDTLFAEADGWRETRISADLHVKLLDAQKTHQVVGQYVREGFLDGHRIDFLNGRVALDLEWNSKDQTYDRDLYAFSAFYDAGAIDVGVLITRGSSMNNEFFKSLGKVLTKDGSEGTQDVFKKYGASTTWMGKLLYRLDAGRNGGCPVLAIGITPKCVTED
- a CDS encoding GFA family protein — its product is MTITGGCLCGAVRYACESDPLLCVTCHCKNCQRQAGSALSVIIGVPEGAVTFEGTLKTYNDTGDSGATVRRQFCPECGSPVFTRVDSPPGMMFIKAGTLDDTSILKPAFHCYAKSKQDWVDLGDTPSFETVPAGL
- a CDS encoding GGDEF domain-containing protein — translated: MAPHSALSASPALRRQLWHTGLWVVGGSVFASVCFAHTSFTMFGQVQYAHTMVFATLIPMIVASLAFSWIASLTLRLDASRRELERLAHQDALTGLANRREAMARLAEWAAAAPDPAPPSPTAPGLTPLCLAIADIDYFKRVNDRLGHDGGDASLVHFAAMLRRMLPADWLVARIGGEEFLIAARAADFPTFAARIEAVRVAVAETPLITPAGPWQLTASFGLAERRGPEAPDRLITRADMALFAAKQAGRNRVEKAA
- a CDS encoding cold-shock protein, encoding MSKTGTVKFFNTDKGYGFIQPDDGSSDSFVHITAVQAAGMQTLDKDQRLNYDLETGRNGKASAVNLSAA
- a CDS encoding COG3650 family protein; its protein translation is MIRPLPLFAALLCAAACTPAQTDGIDPKGKTFDAVAPGEVVTLTGTEPFWTLRIAGTEGLWTTPDNQPGTAFAATRFAGNNGLGFSGTLDGKPLTATLTPGECSDGMSDRVFPYVATIALGGETFEGCGYTDSQPFTGPAAP
- a CDS encoding S41 family peptidase, with protein sequence MSLLLSVSLVACGGGGSSSAPPTGGGGAPTPTPTSSACSLSARQDFADQVLNEWYLFPDLLATVNRATVGNLDDYLDARVAPARAANRDRFFTFATSIAEENALINSGSSAGFGIRLSYDTANRRLFVVEAYEGAAGLAAGLDRGTEITAIGTSAANLQSVSALFASGGAQAVADALGPSTAGTTRVLRFTPAGGTSQERSVTKTDFALDPVSDRYGGLILNDGGKRVGYINLRTFIIADAANQLRSAFAQFAAQGVTELIIDFRYNGGGLIDVSDVFGDLLGRGRTGQVWSRTVLRASKSAENETRLFQAEPNAIAPTKVAVITTGASASASELVTNSLIPYLGSNLALVGANSFGKPVGQFGFDLASCDLRVRAVVFQTVNANNQGEYYTGLAGVMPNTCRAGDDITRPLGDPREASIAAALDFLGGRACTPITAGGADGIAGGLEQGQAARQGLSLPERQPLQPRRPNPAQHELPGLF
- a CDS encoding FAD-binding domain-containing protein, which gives rise to MDFTPTRARGLARLDQFLPAAGRRYAETRNADDGPRADGRGNVSQLSPWLHAGLIGEPEVLEAVLRQHSPRAAEKFIAEVFWRIYFKGYLEQRPAIWADYVKGRDGALAALEANAGLRKGYAEAVDGRTGIDAFDTWAHELVATGYLHNHARMWFASIWIFTLKLDWRLGADFFLRHLMDADAASNTLSWRWVAGLHTKGKHYLARADNIARYTAGRPEGALAAARLAGDEAQPLTEAQDYARQKLDLPAPVTAADLAEPFALLLHDEAAHHAPLSLPAAPALIIAAGRPAARSPGAMGSHALHFAGGALASGAAEAAAAYGCPLVEWRDGQPLAPLLTEAGAQRVAVPYLPAGWTRDALAPGLMALDAEGRVTRLLGDLDRATWPHAKAGFFGIAKQIETLLAQCGIAG
- a CDS encoding MT-A70 family methyltransferase translates to MFQDGETPGESLLATAGDRKFATILADPPWQFQNRTGKVAPEHKRLSRYGTMTLEDICNLPVERIADDPAHLYMWVPNALLPEGLQVMDAWGFRYISNIVWHKVRKDGGSDGRGVGFYFRNVTEILLFGVRGKNARTLKPGRTQVNMIQSRKREHSRKPDEQYKIIEECSWGPRIELFSRGTRPKWTVWGNQADDEYRPDWQTYSYNSSLSIAAE
- a CDS encoding HPF/RaiA family ribosome-associated protein: MSTLQFQFNTDSSVMGTRDVAQRIEAQVRTRLARFAERLTRIEVHVTDVNGRKHGADDKHCTIEVRPRGSRPIGVTGKAADVDAAARIAASTMAERLERVLGRAARHRRDPSPAKQI